Proteins from one Balaenoptera musculus isolate JJ_BM4_2016_0621 chromosome 7, mBalMus1.pri.v3, whole genome shotgun sequence genomic window:
- the CRYBA2 gene encoding beta-crystallin A2 — protein sequence MSSAPAQGPAPASLTLWDEEDFQGRRCRLLSDCANIGERVGLRRVRSVKVENGAWVAFEYPDFQGQQFILEKGDYPRWSAWSGSGGHHSDQLLSFRPVLCANHSDSRVTLFEGENFQGCKFELNDDYPSLPSMGWASKDVGSLKVSSGAWVAYQYPGYRGYQYVLEQDRHSGEFRNYSEFGTQAHTGQLQSIRRVQH from the exons ATGAGCAGCGCCCCCGCGCAGGGCCCAGCGCCCGCCAGCCTCACGCTTTGGGATGAGGAGGACTTCCAGGGCCGCCGCTGCCGGCTGCTGAGTGACTGCGCCAACATCGGCGAGCGCGTAGGCCTGCGCCGGGTGCGCTCGGTCAAGGTGGAAAATGGCGC TTGGGTGGCCTTCGAGTACCCCGACTTCCAGGGACAGCAGTTCATTCTGGAGAAGGGTGACTATCCTCGCTGGAGTGCCTGGAGCGGCAGTGGCGGCCACCACAGCGACCAGCTGCTGTCCTTCCGGCCAGTGCTCTGCGCA AACCACAGCGACAGCCGTGTGACACTGTTTGAGGGGGAAAACTTCCAGGGCTGCAAGTTTGAACTCAATGATGACTACCCATCCCTGCCTTCCATGGGCTGGGCCAGCAAGGATGTGGGTTCCCTCAAAGTCAGCTCTGGAGC GTGGGTGGCCTACCAGTACCCAGGCTACCGGGGCTACCAGTATGTACTGGAGCAGGACCGCCACAGCGGGGAGTTCCGTAACTACAGTGAATTCGGCACGCAGGCCCACACCGGGCAGCTGCAGTCCATTCGGAGAGTCCAGCACTAA
- the LOC118898315 gene encoding lecithin retinol acyltransferase-like, whose translation MKNPMLEAVSLVLEKLLLISNFKLFSSGAPGEDKARNAFYEINSFLRGDVLEVPWTHLTHCGIYRVAHMMPDILLALTDDKELTQKVVSNKRLILGVIGRVASIRVDTVEDFAYGADILVNHLDRSLKKKALLNEEVARRAEKLLGMTPYSLLWNNCEHFVTYCRFGTAISPQADKFCENVKIIIRDQRSVLASAVLGLASIVCLGLASYTALPAIFIPFCLWMAG comes from the coding sequence ATGAAGAACCCAATGCTGGAAGCAGTGTCACTAGTGCTGGAGAAGCTGCTCCTTATCTCCAACTTCAAGCTCTTCAGTTCAGGCGCCCCGGGCGAAGACAAGGCAAGGAACGCTTTCTATGAGATCAACTCTTTTCTCCGCGGCGACGTTCTGGAGGTGCCTTGGACCCACCTGACACACTGTGGCATCTACCGTGTCGCCCATATGATGCCCGACATCCTGTTGGCCCTGACTGACGACAAGGAGCTCACGCAGAAGGTGGTCTCCAACAAGCGTCTCATCCTGGGCGTCATTGGCAGGGTGGCCAGCATCCGCGTGGACACAGTGGAGGACTTCGCCTACGGAGCCGACATCCTGGTCAATCACCTGGATAGGTCCCTCAAGAAGAAGGCGCTGCTCAACGAAGAGGTGGCGCGGAGGGCGGAGAAGCTGCTGGGCATGACTCCCTACAGCCTGCTCTGGAACAACTGCGAGCACTTCGTCACCTACTGCAGGTTCGGCACCGCGATTAGCCCCCAGGCCGACAAGTTTTGTGAGAATGTGAAGATAATTATTCGTGATCAGAGAAGTGTTCTTGCTTCGGCAGTCTTGGGATTGGCATCTATAGTCTGTCTGGGTTTGGCATCATATACTGCCCTTCCTGCAATTTTTATTCCATTCTGCTTATGGATGGCTGGCTAA
- the FEV gene encoding LOW QUALITY PROTEIN: protein FEV (The sequence of the model RefSeq protein was modified relative to this genomic sequence to represent the inferred CDS: substituted 1 base at 1 genomic stop codon) — protein MQEAPQKPLPQLDFPATLSQATQDEESCRKPARFHPSALKSQDPSIPRHTRAAPSRQALLDPAPSPCHPLSPRAGIGAPERKAXRDPPLPPPPPPPPTAQALAAMRQSGASQPLLINMYLPDPVGDGLFKEGKSPGWGPLSPAVQKGSGQIQLWQFLLELLADRANAGCIAWEGGHGEFKLTDPDEVARRWGERKSKPNMNYDKLSRALRYYYDKNIMSKVHGKRYAYRFDFQGLAQACQPPPAHAHAAAAAAAAAAAAAQDGALYKLPPSLAPLPFPGLSKLNLMAASAGVAPAGFSYWPGPGPAAAAAAATAALYPSPGLQPPSGPFGAVAAASHLGGHYH, from the exons ATGCAAGAGGCCCCACAGAaacccctcccccagctggaCTTCCCAGCCACCCTCAGTCAGGCAACCCAGGACGAGGAATCCTGCAGAAAACCTGCCCGCTTCCATCCAAGTGCCCTGAAGTCCCAG GACCCCTCCATCCCCCGCCACACCCGGGCAGCCCCCTCCCGCCAGGCCTTGCTGGACCCAGCGCCTTCTCCCTGTCACCCGCTGTCGCCTCGGGCGGGGATCGGTGCCCCGGAGCGCAAAGCCTGACGCGatccccctctcccaccccccccacccccacctcccaccgcCCAGGCCCTGGCGGCGATGAGACAGAGCGGCGCCTCCCAGCCCCTGCTGATCAACATGTACCTGCCAG ATCCCGTCGGAGACGGTCTCTTCAAGGAAGGAAAGAGCCCGGGATGGGGGCCCCTGAGCCCCGCGGTACAAAAAG gcAGCGGCCAGATCCAGCTGTGGCAGTTTCTGCTGGAGCTGCTGGCTGACCGCGCGAACGCCGGCTGCATCGCGTGGGAGGGTGGCCACGGAGAGTTCAAGCTCACGGACCCAGACGAGGTGGCGCGGCGCTGGGGCGAGCGCAAGAGCAAGCCCAACATGAACTACGACAAGCTGAGCCGCGCGCTGCGCTACTACTACGACAAGAACATCATGAGCAAGGTGCACGGCAAGCGCTACGCCTACCGCTTCGACTTCCAGGGCCTGGCGCAGGCCTGCCAGCCGCCCCCCGCGCACGCtcacgccgccgccgccgccgccgccgccgcggccgccgccgcccagGACGGCGCGCTCTACAAGCtgccccccagcctggccccactGCCCTTCCCCGGCCTCTCCAAACTCAACCTCATGGCCGCCTCGGCCGGCGTCGCGCCCGCCGGCTTCTCCTACTGGCCGGGcccgggccccgccgccgccgccgccgccgccaccgccgcgcTCTACCCCAGCCCCGGGTTGCAGCCCCCGTCCGGGCCCTTCGGCGCGGTGGCCGCCGCCTCGCACCTGGGGGGCCATTACCACTAG